CTGGGTAGATTTAGCTGGGCGTCCGCGTCTTCCTCCTGTCTTCGATTCAGCTGTTGTTGTAGAAGCATCTTCAGAATGGTTGGTTTCCCCAGGCTCATCTGCCTCTTCCTCCTTCTTCTTTCGCTTCAGTTTCTTTTCACTAGCTGTGGCCTCAGTTTTCGGCGGTCTCCCTCGACGTTTGATGGCGGCGCTACCGTTGCAGTGCCGGTCACCTGCGTGGTTCTCCTGATGTTGCAGGAGCTCTGCCTCTTCTTCAAAGCCCCTACCACATTTACCACACCGGTAGGTCTTTGTGGGATCCTCTGCCTCATCTTCATCGAGGGGCACGGGGTGCTGGGCCAAACGATGGTTGCGCAAAAGTCCAGGACTCCGAAACGTCTCGTTGCATTCTTTGCACACAAACTGACGTTCAGGACATACCTGCCTCCGATGCGTTGTTAACTTGTGGAAAGAAAGTGACGCATGTTGAATTGTTATTAACCATAgggttacatttataattatacaAAATCTAAACAGAAGTTTGGCATATGTAAATCAACAGTAGATAGTTGCCTATGCTCTTAAACACACCGAAAACAACGGCATAACATTTTCTAACTGAAttagaataataaatattttatgcaCAATTTAAAGAGATTCTTtaatgaattactcaccctcatgtcattccaaaccaagAATTCATTCATCTCCAGAAtataaattaagatatttttgatgaaatgtgTGAGaattctgtccctccattgacagctatgcaactgacactttgacacttcaaaaagttaattaaGGGATCGTAAAATGAATCCATATTAATTGAAAACTTTAGTCCAAAATTGTAGAAAAGACACGATCGTTTTACTTCATGAACAGATCAAATTTAGACATTAATCGATgcacacatcagttgtggtaaacaagCTCTAGCACATTCAAGTGACGCGAGACCCAATGGgtttcattctcgtgtgttacgcagcacgtttgagcttcagcaagaaccaatgaggactCACGCATCAATCAGGTTTGGTTGAGCTTCTTTTTATGttcgctgatcaatgtttatacgtgaataaaagactaaattaaatattttaatcttaCAAAGCAATCGTGTCTCTTCCGAAACTTTTGAataaaccgctcaattcatatggattagtctTACGCTCTCTTTATGAGCTTTTTGAAATGTCAAAGTGTCAGTTGCGTATAAGTCTATGGAGAGaaagaaatctctcagatttcatttttttaaaaaaaatcttccgaagatgaacgaaagacTTATGGGCTTGGAATAGGaatgtgacagtaaagatatttTCCCACTAGTTAATCGACGCGTGACAACACCGGCAATACAGACCGGAGGTTTTAAATAGCCAGTTTGAAAGCAAAAGTAAAATGAGCACATCTGAACGGGCCTCCATAAAGGGTACAGAGCAGAGTGAGCATGTTCAATTATTCCTATGAAAATTGAACTTCCATAAGAACTAAAAACATTCAGTctcataataaaaaacaacaaaacagtacaatgacaaacttAAATGCTTTTACCAAatctttgaaaccaaatcttccgccaTCATCTTATTAGTCAGCTCCTCACTCTTGCAATAAATCTGACTCCTGTGACTTTCTTTCGGCTCACGCTTTGCGCAgacacattattttaaatatagtgTCTGTACACTATctaaactaaattattttataactatataaaaaaaaaacataggtGGAGTGGTCCCATTGTGGGCAAGTGATGTAACACTGTCAACAAACTATAGCAGCAAGCCTAGTTTggaacatgagggtgaataattaatgacagaattttcacttttgggtgaactctctctttaaatacttttatactttatactattaaaaaattactattttaactatttaaaaactattttatgtAAACCTCCTCTCACCTCTGAGAATGTGCGGAAGCATTCTTGACAGTGTGCACATTTGAAGGGCTTGTCCTCCTTGTTGTGGGTCGACTGATGTTGTGTCAGCTCCTCAGAAGAGGGGAAGGTTCGATCACACACGTAGCAAGTGAACAGAGTATCACACTGTTGATACAAAGGCAACAGGCATGTTAACATCTCTTTCAAACCAAAATAATTTTATACGTTTCAATGAACAGTCTCTGCCaagttataattttttttaaattatgtttattattgTATTGCATCCACTATGTTAAAATTAAAAGATAAGCACAGTGCAAATAACTAATCAGTCATTTAATAACATTGAAAAAGAATTCAAAGAATTTTCAGTCATTTTGACAGAAAAATCTGGTATATGGTCTACTAGTGAAAAACTCAGAAACCGAAAAGTTAAGACGAAATAAGAACATGATCACCAAACAAAGGTCTTGAAGTGTAAAAGTGTGTAGCCAAGGGTGTTTATCAgctttattgaaaataagttttaCACTCAATAGAAAGTTATCTCAGCTTTCCCATTTCATTAgtcttttttcccccatttgGGTTAATGTACATCTGCACACTTCTGTGCAAATCAGTGTAGCTAGAAGAACGTTCAAAGCAACAGGCACAACGCAGCACATCCTAACTCCAACAAGAGAACTGATACTAGCAAACTTAAATTTAAAACCATTACACCAACTTTGGAGTTTGAatcaggtttttatttttagaataaTGAATACATTAATTTTTGTGGATCATTTACATTCATTAGTtttagatgcttttatccaaaatgACTTACAAATAAGGAATAAAGTCTTGAATAGTTTGTATGGTGAACTGAAGTATGACCATATCTAATCAAATCAAATTGAGAATGTTGAATCTCTAATAATCAAGTGTTATGTGCTTCTGTGATATCAAGGTAAAGCTTCAACTAACCTGCTGAAGTTGCTGTTTGTATTCTTCACGATGACTCTTTTTCATGTGCCTTTCCTTGGCTTTTGAGTTACAGAAAGTAATAAAACACTGGAAACACTGCAGGCTTTCATGCTGGTCTAGATATATGGAGAAATGGAGAAAGAgagggaaagaaagaaagagagagagagagagagagagagagagagagagagagagagagagagagagagagagagatgtaacCATTGTTTAAGTTTATAACAAATGTAAATAGCTAGGCATAAAATCAAGACataaaaacatctaaaagtATAACAGAAAAAAAGGATTTAGGAGTGTGATGAGCATAACATTGTATTTTacattctattttaatatttattagatCCCAAGATTAAAAAGATAATTATTATATCCcagatttgaaatataaatgctAGGATTCTATTCCCCATTACAAAATTTGAAAACTGGCATAACACTGCAACAGGTGCCAAATTGagaaacatgcatttaaaatgAGTCTTTCCATAACTGGTTCCTGTACAATATCAACGATTTCCTGTCAAACGCACATGACTGAATGATAGGAGGTGGTGCATGGTGCTGAATGGAGGTCGTGTAGACATCTTCTGTCTTCTCAGGGGGCAGTTCAGCAGGGGCAGCAGTCTCTCCACCTCCCATTACTATCTCCTCTATGTTCAGTATGTTAGAGTCCATTATGAGGGCTTAAGGATTCAATGTACACCCGCTGTAAAGTTTACTGTAACAAAGAGACGATAGACAATCTAAGCATACAACATATATAAATACTAGTGTGGAAACATcacaaatacaatttaaaaagtgtcccattaaaataataaaagcgtAAAATAACGTTAACTGTTTCTACGTAACGTTAATAAAGTTTTCAAAATGAAGTTAGTTTACAAGACAAGTCAACTGAGCCATTAAACACACATCATCGCTGACAAGCTTAACGTAAATAACATCTGCCTAACGTTACCTTTTTTACACGCACTATGAACTTAACATCACACCAGTATATACTTgtccaaaatattaaaaaacaataattcAAGTTTAAATTTTAGAAAACTCTGTTAGGATACCAAACGTCTCCAATCTTGCGTTTTAGAGCCGCCTACCGTTTGTTCGCGTTAACTAAGCTATGCTAAGCTATATGCTACCGGCTAACGAGGCCTACAGGGGCCTTGAGCTTTTCCAAACTAAACCAATGCTATGTAGCAAACTAGCTCATTAATTCATGTATTGAAATTAGCCCCTCTACCAATGTGCCGATAATGCTGTCCAAAAGAAACTTTAGCGGATTTGACCGGCGCAATGCTTTTCTCATTTATAAGCTGCTATTACATTAGCCCGCTGCTGAGTTCGAGGTTAAACTTGGTGTAGAGTAAAAACCAAGTTCGCTAGATAAACCCGTTTCAAACAAAGCCCAAAAGAgggaaatatttatatttttaagttaattaaatccgagtcttaaaaaataattcagcaGAATTCTTACCTGAAACAGAATAACCTTTTTGTCTGGAGGGAAAAGGCATAAGCcagacatacatacatatgaAAATAAAGGGGGCGCAAACGTGTAGTCAGTGACCCGCTGTTAGACTGAAAAAACCTGCATCACGTGCCACGGCGCCCGCTGTACTTTCCATTGTGTAATTCTAAAAGCAGAACAGGTATTCATGTTTGTCATTCAAAATAAGTCATTCGCTCCtaaaatttgattaaaata
This DNA window, taken from Pseudorasbora parva isolate DD20220531a chromosome 7, ASM2467924v1, whole genome shotgun sequence, encodes the following:
- the LOC137083034 gene encoding zinc finger protein 675-like, whose amino-acid sequence is MDSNILNIEEIVMGGGETAAPAELPPEKTEDVYTTSIQHHAPPPIIQSYQHESLQCFQCFITFCNSKAKERHMKKSHREEYKQQLQQCDTLFTCYVCDRTFPSSEELTQHQSTHNKEDKPFKCAHCQECFRTFSELTTHRRQVCPERQFVCKECNETFRSPGLLRNHRLAQHPVPLDEDEAEDPTKTYRCGKCGRGFEEEAELLQHQENHAGDRHCNGSAAIKRRGRPPKTEATASEKKLKRKKKEEEADEPGETNHSEDASTTTAESKTGGRRGRPAKSTQEPKADDDEAEIDDKKPQPARQIPCTECDLTFPSLTQLRAHKKEKHTQRKPHPCEECEESFNRPAQLEAHMARAHSAGRYTCPTCGKSFGRESNLKAHQQSHGKEEKPVGKR